DNA from Asanoa sp. WMMD1127:
CGCCGACGACGAGCAGCACCGGAGTCGACAGCTCGTCCGCGCGGGCGACGAAGTCGAACCGCTCGGCCATCGCGGTGCTCGACGCGCTCCACGGGTACGCCATCCCGAACGCCCGCTCGTTCGCCGTCACCAGCCCGCTGAGCTGGACCACCGGGCTGATCAGGGCCGTCGCGCGGGCGGGCGCGCCGGCGGCGAGCACCTGCTGCGCCACCAGCGCGCCGATCGAGCCGCCGACCAGGGCGAGCCGGTCGTCGACGGGCAGCCGCGATCGCAGCTCAGCCAGCACGGCCGGGAACTCCTCCGCCGCGAGCCTCACGATCGGCTCGAAGACGTTGGCCACGACGTCGCTGAAGTCCGGACCGCCAGGCGGCGTGCGATCGCCGGTCAGTGGCAGGCCGAGATAGACCCGCCACGCGTCGAGCCCGGCGAGCGGCAGCAGCGCCGCCATCCGCGCCGGGTCGGCCGGCTCGTCGAGCAGGTGCCACGCCACCACCAGCGCAGCCGGGCGGGACGGGTCCTGCGGCGCCAGGACAGTGATCGGGACGCCGGCCGCGGTGTCGTGCTGTACAGGTGTCATGCCGGTAGCACACCGCGCAGGACCGTTCGGTGTCGAACAACTCTGTCCGGCGGTTGGACAACCGACGGTTGTCATGCAAGGTGGGGGCGTGGAACTGGACCTGGCGCAGGTGCGCGCGTTCATCGCCGTGGCGCGACAACTGCACTTCGGCCGGGCGTCGAGCGAGCTGTTCCTGACCCAGCAGGCGCTGTCGAAGCGGATCCAGCGGCTGGAGGCGGCGCTCGGCGAGCAGCTGCTGCTCCGGCAGCACCAGCGGGTGCAGCTCACGCCGGCCGGCGAGCGGTTCCTGCCCCACGCGCAGACACTGCTCGACGCCGCACGCGACGCCGTCGACGCCGTCCGGCAGCGCCCGGCTCCGTTGCGGGTCGACGTGTGGGGTCCGGTGCACCGCCCGCTGCGGCTGGTGCGGCAGTTCGCCGACGAGCAGCCAGGGCTGCTGTTCGAGCTGAGCATGCGGCGCAGCCTCGCCCGGGCACTGGACGCGCTCGGCCGAGGCGAACTCGACGCCGCGTTCGGCCGCCCGCACGACCTGGGACGGCCCTGGCCGGACGGCCTGGCCCGCCGACTGGTTTTCGTGGAGCCGGTGGCCGCCGCCGTGATGGTCGGCCATCCGCTCGCCGACGAGCCCGTGCTCACCGCCCGGCAGCTGAGTGGAACCGGGCTGTGGCTGCCGTTCGACGAGCAGCCGGCGGAACTGCTGGGTCTGCTGCGGGGCTACGCCGCGCACCTCGGCATCCCGGTGCAGACCACCTCGCTCAACCTCGGCGTCGAGCACACCCTCGACGAGCTGCGCCGCCACCCGCATCGGGTCACGCCGGTGGGCGCGGACTGGGCGCTACCCGCGGACATCCGGATGATCCCGCTGTCGCCCGTGCCGTACCTGCCCTGGTCGGTGGTGTGGCGGCCGGACAACCGGCATCCGCTGTTGCCGCACCTGCTCAACCGGCTGGCCGAGCAGGTCGCCGCCGAGCCGGTCGCGATCGACCCGGTCAAGGAGTGGCTGCCGGAACCCGACCTGGCCGACCTGGCTTTGGCCGGCCGCTGACGCGCCGCGGCGCCACGTCACCACCCCGGTGGAGCGGGGGCGCCCGCGGCGGCGTCAGTCGCGGGCCGTGGCGGTGTCCGGGACCGTGACGATGACCTCCGGGTCCAGGTCGTCGGCGGTGTAGGGGGTTGGCGAGTCGGCCACCGCGAACTGGGTCCGGTAGAGCTCCGCGTAGAGCCCGTCTCGCGCCACCAGGTC
Protein-coding regions in this window:
- a CDS encoding prolyl oligopeptidase family serine peptidase, with protein sequence MTPVQHDTAAGVPITVLAPQDPSRPAALVVAWHLLDEPADPARMAALLPLAGLDAWRVYLGLPLTGDRTPPGGPDFSDVVANVFEPIVRLAAEEFPAVLAELRSRLPVDDRLALVGGSIGALVAQQVLAAGAPARATALISPVVQLSGLVTANERAFGMAYPWSASSTAMAERFDFVARADELSTPVLLVVGEEDDEPGLRVPAEKLWQALPAGRASLVHVPGMGHTPVTHAAEVDAAVTGWLARHLT
- a CDS encoding LysR family transcriptional regulator, yielding MELDLAQVRAFIAVARQLHFGRASSELFLTQQALSKRIQRLEAALGEQLLLRQHQRVQLTPAGERFLPHAQTLLDAARDAVDAVRQRPAPLRVDVWGPVHRPLRLVRQFADEQPGLLFELSMRRSLARALDALGRGELDAAFGRPHDLGRPWPDGLARRLVFVEPVAAAVMVGHPLADEPVLTARQLSGTGLWLPFDEQPAELLGLLRGYAAHLGIPVQTTSLNLGVEHTLDELRRHPHRVTPVGADWALPADIRMIPLSPVPYLPWSVVWRPDNRHPLLPHLLNRLAEQVAAEPVAIDPVKEWLPEPDLADLALAGR